One segment of Methylotuvimicrobium sp. KM2 DNA contains the following:
- a CDS encoding ABC transporter permease: MASLKNKLFAKPVLQIDQENNLSSINLKGSWNLLAINESPAITRELKGLQINSDCIWRLDEVDALDSAGAWLIWQVWGEEFPIQVQMRPEHKRLFDRWKTFSYERPEEAQKNLAQIFKDGNKVILAFYRHVFNSIILLGQLLLDTAYLLRSPNKIPWPEISMTIYSSGVKALGITALVGFLIGIVLSYLSALQLQAFGAEIYIINILGMSIIRELGPLLAAILVAGRSGSALTAQIGIMRVAEELDALSSMGISHSLRIVFPIVVALTVTLPLLTVWTNAAALLGGIVSAWHTLDISMQQFVQRLPDSVPLVNVFIGVGKAALFGMLIGMIACHYGFHIKPNSESLGNETTNSVVASITVVIMVDAIFAILFMGTGMP, from the coding sequence ATGGCCTCATTAAAAAATAAGCTTTTTGCTAAACCGGTGTTGCAAATAGATCAAGAAAATAATTTATCCTCAATTAATCTCAAAGGTTCATGGAACTTATTGGCAATCAACGAAAGTCCTGCTATTACTCGAGAGCTTAAAGGACTGCAAATCAATTCGGATTGTATATGGCGCCTTGATGAGGTCGATGCGCTCGATAGTGCGGGAGCTTGGCTGATATGGCAGGTTTGGGGGGAGGAGTTTCCAATTCAAGTGCAAATGAGGCCGGAACATAAGCGCTTATTCGATCGTTGGAAAACCTTTAGCTATGAACGCCCAGAGGAAGCACAGAAAAATTTGGCACAAATTTTTAAGGACGGAAATAAAGTCATTTTGGCATTTTATAGGCATGTTTTTAATAGCATTATTTTGCTTGGGCAATTATTGCTCGATACAGCATATCTATTAAGATCACCAAACAAAATACCTTGGCCGGAAATTTCAATGACGATATATAGTTCCGGTGTTAAGGCTCTTGGCATCACCGCGTTAGTTGGCTTTTTGATTGGTATTGTTCTCAGTTATTTGTCGGCACTTCAGTTACAAGCTTTCGGTGCGGAGATCTACATTATCAATATTTTGGGTATGAGTATTATTCGAGAGTTAGGGCCTTTGTTAGCGGCTATTTTAGTGGCAGGGCGATCAGGGTCTGCATTAACCGCCCAAATAGGAATCATGCGTGTTGCAGAAGAGTTAGATGCGTTGTCCTCGATGGGAATTTCGCATTCTCTACGAATCGTTTTTCCGATAGTAGTTGCTTTAACAGTAACGTTACCGTTATTGACGGTATGGACCAATGCGGCCGCTCTTTTAGGTGGCATTGTGTCGGCTTGGCACACGCTCGATATAAGTATGCAACAGTTTGTGCAGAGACTACCTGACTCCGTACCTTTGGTTAATGTATTTATTGGCGTGGGTAAGGCTGCGTTATTCGGTATGTTAATAGGAATGATAGCTTGTCACTATGGATTCCATATTAAACCAAACTCGGAAAGTTTAGGGAATGAAACAACTAACTCCGTTGTCGCTTCAATTACAGTGGTAATCATGGTGGATGCGATATTTGCTATTCTATTTATGGGGACGGGAATGCCATGA